In a single window of the Halomicroarcula saliterrae genome:
- a CDS encoding winged helix-turn-helix transcriptional regulator, whose protein sequence is MTGDEGVDTEKRATLRRFAALGAASPLVGLASGDSDSETPDAIAGYVSARPGTHFSKLRDDLQLGTGEAQHHLHRLENDGAVTSRKDGDYRRYFPTEQFSTFEQVALGYLRRSTPRGMLVALLRDPTVTASELATQLSVSRPTISKHAADLEAAGLLSREDGYAVAEPETVLTLLIRYADSFGDGAAQLAAEADSLVRYDP, encoded by the coding sequence ATGACTGGCGACGAGGGGGTCGACACAGAGAAGCGAGCGACGTTGCGTCGCTTCGCGGCCCTCGGCGCCGCCAGCCCCCTCGTCGGTCTGGCCAGCGGCGACAGCGATAGCGAGACGCCCGACGCCATCGCAGGCTACGTCTCGGCCCGTCCGGGCACCCACTTCTCGAAGCTCCGGGACGACCTCCAGCTGGGCACCGGCGAGGCACAGCACCACCTCCACCGACTGGAAAACGACGGCGCCGTCACCTCCCGGAAGGACGGCGACTATCGGCGCTACTTCCCGACCGAACAGTTCTCGACGTTCGAGCAGGTGGCGCTGGGGTATCTCCGCCGGTCGACACCGCGCGGGATGCTCGTCGCACTGCTCCGGGACCCGACCGTGACGGCCTCGGAGCTGGCGACACAGCTGTCCGTGTCACGACCGACGATAAGTAAACACGCGGCGGACCTGGAGGCGGCCGGGTTGCTCTCCCGGGAGGACGGCTACGCCGTCGCCGAACCGGAGACGGTGTTGACGCTCCTGATTCGGTACGCCGATTCCTTCGGCGACGGCGCCGCACAGCTCGCGGCCGAAGCGGATTCGTTGGTGCGCTACGACCCCTAG
- a CDS encoding DUF7123 family protein — protein sequence MSATAQTADNPLSEKQRRILDYLQANADEQTYFKSRLIGDELGLSAKEVGTNMTTIAEGDHNIDVEKWGYSSSTTWMVDA from the coding sequence ATGAGCGCCACCGCACAGACGGCCGACAACCCCCTCTCGGAGAAACAGCGCCGAATCCTCGACTACCTGCAGGCGAACGCGGACGAGCAGACCTACTTCAAATCGCGGCTCATCGGCGACGAGCTCGGGCTCTCTGCCAAAGAGGTTGGGACGAACATGACGACCATCGCGGAGGGGGACCACAACATCGACGTCGAGAAGTGGGGGTACTCCTCGTCGACGACGTGGATGGTCGACGCCTAG